In Nonomuraea sp. NBC_00507, the following are encoded in one genomic region:
- a CDS encoding alpha/beta hydrolase domain-containing protein gives MPRRRESSRCACPGFCTLAGHHRPYEQEELRQRYGNHGHYVDQVSAAAATVRDAGFLLPADANTIIREAADSDVGR, from the coding sequence ATGCCTCGACGGCGGGAGTCCTCTCGCTGCGCGTGCCCTGGCTTCTGCACGCTGGCGGGACATCATCGTCCCTACGAGCAGGAGGAACTACGGCAGCGCTACGGTAACCACGGCCACTACGTGGACCAGGTCTCCGCGGCGGCGGCAACAGTGCGGGATGCGGGCTTCCTGCTGCCCGCGGATGCCAACACGATCATCCGTGAGGCCGCCGACTCCGATGTGGGCCGTTGA